One segment of Thermosulfurimonas sp. F29 DNA contains the following:
- a CDS encoding type II secretion system protein, producing the protein MRRQAGFTLIELAVVMILIAGLAALLATQVPGYLTKRKIEQLSVALSQMGRAIETMRADEDCGPLYNFLTQGCQGETAPASAKDWLTSHGINLSTRFFRGMTWDVAVDSTASAYAEITVNNLPNQDICAKVAERFNALNGVTDVANGTDTAGYASSNASMRAVCDTTASPPVLKVRIAGYRTW; encoded by the coding sequence ATGAGGAGACAGGCGGGATTCACGTTGATTGAGCTTGCGGTGGTGATGATTTTGATTGCGGGGCTTGCGGCGTTGCTGGCCACGCAGGTGCCGGGGTATCTCACGAAGCGGAAGATTGAGCAGCTGTCGGTGGCGCTCAGTCAGATGGGCAGGGCCATAGAGACGATGCGGGCGGACGAGGACTGTGGTCCCCTCTACAACTTCCTGACTCAGGGTTGTCAGGGTGAAACTGCCCCCGCAAGCGCCAAGGACTGGCTTACCAGTCACGGAATCAACCTCAGCACCCGGTTTTTCCGGGGAATGACTTGGGACGTCGCTGTGGATTCGACGGCTTCGGCGTATGCGGAGATCACGGTCAACAATCTGCCCAACCAGGACATTTGTGCCAAGGTGGCCGAGAGGTTCAACGCGCTCAACGGGGTGACCGACGTGGCGAACGGCACGGATACGGCGGGATACGCCAGCAGCAATGCGTCCATGCGGGCTGTGTGCGACACCACAGCCAGTCCTCCGGTTCTCAAGGTGCGCATTGCCGGATACAGGACCTGGTGA
- a CDS encoding type II secretion system protein, with protein MAGRKGFTLLELAVVSVVIGLLVAVGAVVVPGLMERYRVKAAVGFLAGVREQVYRRAEARGTPTLAQLWTAEGWSLPFTWSQKPPVGQTVTVGWTLCGGDDDCLTVTVQGRLPELDLLCRVGNQAYRTGVARNCTCNVNGTQSVLECVLVP; from the coding sequence ATGGCCGGAAGGAAGGGGTTCACTTTGTTGGAGCTCGCCGTGGTTTCGGTCGTGATCGGGTTGCTGGTTGCGGTCGGGGCCGTGGTGGTTCCCGGTTTGATGGAGCGTTATCGGGTTAAGGCCGCGGTGGGGTTTCTGGCCGGAGTGCGGGAGCAGGTTTACCGTCGGGCCGAGGCGCGGGGGACCCCCACGCTGGCTCAGCTCTGGACCGCCGAGGGATGGAGCCTGCCTTTCACCTGGAGCCAGAAACCCCCCGTGGGCCAGACCGTCACGGTGGGGTGGACCCTCTGCGGCGGCGACGATGACTGCCTGACGGTGACGGTGCAGGGCCGCCTCCCGGAGCTGGATCTTCTCTGTCGGGTCGGGAATCAAGCATACCGGACGGGGGTGGCCCGAAATTGCACCTGTAACGTCAACGGCACGCAGTCGGTGCTGGAATGCGTTCTGGTTCCCTGA
- a CDS encoding Tfp pilus assembly protein FimT/FimU, with product MRKASAVSESNASDAEDGGRKGFTLFELAVAMLVLSLVAALWLPSRLAKTRIASAERLAAELNWTLEAARRYYWSDVGKRNFPSVWSDLTTNGFLPKAPQDPFGGTVSISANNTAVPKRLVITISGGIARYKEAGAVLARVPFAVLDRSASPPRIVVTMTEATIFPVKDEEIMFAGVVPSGTTLTKRSCPVRGAWEAYVTPVMFASSDGYPIQGVRAWYESLNDTSYRVWCEVATALGNGTDCYVAVYEICP from the coding sequence ATGCGGAAGGCATCGGCGGTTTCGGAGTCCAACGCATCGGATGCGGAAGATGGTGGTCGGAAGGGATTCACGCTGTTCGAGCTTGCGGTGGCGATGCTGGTGTTGTCTTTGGTGGCGGCGCTGTGGTTGCCCTCCCGGTTGGCGAAGACCCGGATTGCGTCGGCGGAACGTTTGGCGGCGGAGCTGAACTGGACCCTCGAAGCGGCACGGCGGTACTACTGGTCGGACGTAGGGAAACGCAATTTTCCGTCCGTTTGGAGCGACCTCACGACCAACGGATTTCTTCCCAAGGCTCCCCAGGATCCCTTCGGGGGGACGGTTTCCATCTCGGCCAACAACACGGCGGTTCCGAAGCGTCTCGTCATCACGATTTCCGGGGGCATAGCCCGGTATAAAGAAGCCGGGGCGGTGTTGGCGCGTGTGCCTTTCGCTGTCTTGGATAGGAGCGCGAGTCCCCCTCGGATCGTGGTGACCATGACCGAGGCCACGATCTTCCCGGTCAAGGATGAGGAGATCATGTTTGCCGGGGTGGTTCCGAGCGGGACGACGCTGACCAAGCGGTCCTGTCCGGTGCGCGGGGCCTGGGAAGCGTACGTGACGCCCGTAATGTTTGCGTCGAGTGACGGATATCCGATTCAGGGTGTGCGGGCCTGGTATGAGAGTCTGAACGACACTTCGTACCGGGTGTGGTGCGAGGTGGCAACGGCTCTGGGAAACGGCACGGACTGCTACGTGGCTGTTTACGAGATCTGTCCCTGA
- a CDS encoding type II secretion system F family protein, which translates to MFTERLRRKKLKREFFTYLANVLGAFSVVEAVRGYMVVSEEARRVCEVILREMERRRTFTEAVQRAFGTLSHHEVMMLMAGEKTGDLATAVRKMMELEAKEREEKRKAIVALIQPVGALFFVVLLIFVTVFFTLPKLRPLVDALPPEKVPRFTAFVFAAGDWLRERFWCGAGAFLAVTVYVLKNAELLFEMPVVRSLQRLRLQYLFFDMLLTYGEAGYTLTEALDVMAAQELRRGRRTMFGHAVTRIRQRLQARGDLVEAMKRTGLFDDEALVFMTAAVRGGMSVDTLRMASNVYRARFYAEIEKAKNLLAPVAIVLTAGVMFIVFAAIWIPLMQISSSLG; encoded by the coding sequence ATGTTCACGGAGCGGTTGCGGCGGAAGAAGCTCAAGCGAGAGTTTTTCACTTATCTGGCGAATGTGTTGGGGGCGTTTTCGGTGGTGGAGGCGGTGCGGGGTTACATGGTGGTGAGTGAGGAGGCCCGACGGGTTTGCGAGGTGATTCTGCGGGAGATGGAACGGCGGCGGACTTTCACGGAGGCGGTTCAGCGGGCCTTCGGGACCCTTTCGCACCACGAAGTGATGATGCTCATGGCCGGGGAGAAGACCGGCGATCTGGCCACGGCCGTCAGAAAGATGATGGAGCTCGAGGCCAAGGAGCGGGAGGAGAAGCGGAAGGCGATCGTGGCTTTGATTCAGCCTGTGGGGGCGTTGTTTTTCGTGGTGTTGTTGATTTTTGTGACGGTGTTTTTCACTCTGCCCAAGCTGAGGCCGCTTGTGGATGCGCTTCCGCCGGAGAAGGTTCCCCGGTTCACGGCTTTCGTGTTCGCGGCGGGCGATTGGCTGAGGGAACGGTTCTGGTGTGGTGCGGGAGCGTTTTTGGCGGTGACGGTTTATGTGCTCAAGAATGCGGAGCTTTTGTTTGAGATGCCCGTGGTGCGCAGTCTGCAGCGGTTGCGGCTTCAGTATCTCTTCTTCGACATGCTGTTGACTTACGGGGAGGCGGGGTACACGCTTACGGAGGCGTTGGACGTGATGGCGGCGCAGGAACTACGGAGAGGTCGCCGTACGATGTTCGGGCACGCGGTGACGCGGATACGGCAGCGGTTGCAGGCACGGGGCGATCTTGTGGAGGCCATGAAGCGGACGGGGCTTTTCGACGACGAGGCGCTGGTGTTCATGACGGCGGCGGTGCGCGGGGGCATGAGTGTGGACACGTTGCGGATGGCCTCGAACGTGTATCGGGCGCGGTTCTATGCGGAGATCGAGAAGGCGAAGAACCTGCTTGCGCCCGTGGCCATCGTGCTGACGGCGGGGGTCATGTTCATCGTGTTTGCGGCTATTTGGATACCCCTCATGCAGATTTCCTCTTCGCTGGGCTAG
- a CDS encoding ATP-binding protein translates to MIGLDRIREESLYPRELLSKLEPWLARREAIVIVGPRRVGKTSLLKLLALRLAEEGKPVFFFDLEDPDDRDVIEAGPGALRKFLGRPGVVFLDEFHLLEDPARFVKLTVDHFPELKLILTGSSSLAVLKHFRDSLIGRLVEFELFSLSFREFLHFREEDSYARWLEPVSIRQLRAPEPLRIPGKIWELLEEFLLFGGFPEVVLARDPEVKSKLLSQIFRLYALRDLRLLFAQPDPRTFERVFLALSGSVGSIVKFSEMASDIGVNHKTVKHYLELLKALFLVKEVPPLAENPRTELKKACKVYFADTGLLSWALGNFSPLALRPQAAGLYAENMVALALLRNLRPEERLRFWRKKSGPEVDFVVLTSGEYLPVETKFRGRPEKLSGLKSFIKRYRPLRAVVVSRDRWEEKSLNGTKVHFLPLVLFEG, encoded by the coding sequence ATGATAGGTCTTGATAGGATAAGGGAAGAAAGTCTTTATCCGCGGGAGCTACTCTCAAAGCTTGAGCCCTGGCTTGCCCGCAGGGAGGCCATAGTCATAGTGGGCCCGCGTCGGGTGGGGAAGACCTCTCTGCTCAAGCTTCTGGCCCTGAGGCTGGCCGAAGAAGGGAAACCGGTATTTTTCTTCGACCTCGAAGATCCCGACGACCGGGATGTAATCGAGGCCGGCCCCGGGGCCCTCAGGAAATTTCTGGGCAGACCCGGGGTGGTCTTCTTGGACGAGTTTCATCTGCTCGAAGATCCGGCCCGTTTCGTAAAGCTCACCGTGGACCACTTTCCCGAGCTCAAACTCATCCTCACGGGTTCCTCAAGCCTTGCGGTTCTCAAGCACTTCAGGGACTCCCTCATCGGTCGCCTGGTGGAGTTTGAACTTTTCTCCTTAAGCTTCCGTGAATTCCTGCATTTCCGGGAAGAAGACTCTTACGCTCGCTGGCTTGAACCCGTCTCCATCCGCCAGCTCCGGGCCCCCGAGCCCTTACGAATTCCCGGAAAGATATGGGAGCTGCTTGAAGAGTTTCTCCTTTTCGGAGGCTTTCCCGAAGTCGTTCTGGCCCGGGATCCGGAAGTAAAGAGCAAGCTCCTCTCACAGATCTTCCGCCTCTACGCCTTGAGGGATCTAAGGCTTCTCTTTGCCCAGCCGGACCCCAGAACCTTTGAGAGGGTCTTCCTGGCCCTTTCCGGAAGCGTGGGGTCCATAGTCAAGTTTTCGGAGATGGCCTCGGACATAGGAGTAAACCACAAGACGGTAAAACACTACCTGGAACTACTTAAGGCCCTTTTCCTGGTGAAGGAAGTGCCGCCGCTTGCGGAAAACCCCCGCACGGAGCTCAAGAAGGCCTGTAAGGTCTATTTTGCTGATACCGGACTTTTAAGCTGGGCCTTGGGCAACTTCTCTCCCTTGGCCTTAAGGCCGCAGGCCGCTGGACTTTATGCGGAAAACATGGTAGCCCTTGCCCTCTTGAGAAACTTGAGACCTGAGGAACGCCTCCGCTTCTGGCGAAAGAAAAGCGGCCCGGAAGTGGACTTCGTGGTCCTTACTTCGGGAGAATATCTCCCCGTGGAAACAAAATTTCGCGGACGCCCGGAAAAACTCTCCGGCCTGAAGTCATTCATCAAACGGTATCGTCCTCTCCGGGCGGTAGTGGTCTCCCGCGACCGGTGGGAGGAGAAATCCCTCAACGGGACCAAGGTGCACTTTTTGCCGTTGGTTCTGTTTGAGGGATAG